The following coding sequences are from one Natrarchaeobaculum sulfurireducens window:
- a CDS encoding acetamidase/formamidase family protein, whose product MSSESNPGRRRVEADDATVHSTWNRDLEPVETVESGDVVEFTCRDATDGQIGPDSSVTDVVDLDVGPVHPLTGPIAIDGAQPGDVLEVELLEVEHHGWGWTLVLPGAAELGLLSAEFSDPALHVWELEDDVGHFVNGIEVPLNPFPGIVGVAPDEPGDHETFPPRAVGGNLDIRHLTAGSTVSLPVAVEDALFSIGDCHAAQGDGEVCGSAIEAPMTVTCRFDVRTDLDIEYPQFETTGPFTPTGREGPAFCTSGVADDLQEAAKTAVRAMIEHLHDERGLTREQAYMLCSAAVDLKINEVVNAPNWVVSAYVQEAIFPEDRRRSALEG is encoded by the coding sequence ATGTCGAGCGAGTCGAATCCGGGAAGACGTCGAGTCGAAGCCGACGACGCGACTGTCCACAGCACCTGGAACAGGGACCTCGAGCCAGTCGAGACCGTCGAGTCCGGCGACGTCGTCGAGTTCACGTGCCGGGACGCCACCGACGGACAGATCGGTCCCGACTCGAGCGTCACCGACGTCGTCGACCTGGACGTCGGCCCCGTTCACCCGCTGACGGGCCCGATCGCGATCGACGGCGCACAGCCGGGTGACGTCCTCGAGGTCGAACTGCTCGAGGTCGAGCACCACGGCTGGGGATGGACGCTGGTCCTTCCGGGCGCGGCGGAGCTCGGTCTCCTCTCGGCGGAGTTTTCGGATCCAGCACTCCACGTCTGGGAACTCGAGGACGACGTCGGCCACTTCGTAAACGGCATCGAGGTCCCACTGAACCCATTTCCCGGCATCGTCGGCGTCGCCCCCGACGAGCCGGGCGACCACGAAACGTTTCCGCCACGAGCCGTCGGCGGCAATCTGGATATCAGGCACCTCACGGCAGGGTCGACGGTGTCTCTCCCGGTTGCAGTCGAAGACGCACTGTTTAGCATCGGTGACTGTCACGCCGCACAGGGCGACGGAGAGGTCTGTGGCTCGGCGATCGAAGCACCGATGACCGTCACCTGCCGGTTCGACGTCCGGACAGACCTGGATATCGAGTATCCTCAGTTCGAGACCACCGGGCCGTTCACGCCGACCGGCCGCGAGGGCCCCGCGTTCTGTACGTCGGGCGTCGCCGACGACCTGCAGGAAGCAGCGAAAACCGCTGTCCGAGCGATGATCGAGCACCTCCACGACGAACGCGGGTTGACGCGCGAACAGGCCTACATGCTGTGTTCGGCGGCCGTCGATCTGAAGATAAACGAGGTAGTCAACGCACCCAACTGGGTGGTTTCGGCGTACGTCCAGGAAGCGATCTTCCCCGAGGACCGTCGCCGGTCCGCACTCGAGGGATGA
- a CDS encoding bacterio-opsin activator domain-containing protein, with amino-acid sequence MTNPQWPGAVETGPNPGQHDQTRDSHSEEVLGRSFYESPISTVVVDSTGAIILANDRATETLGLSRAEITKRTCHPGEWNLATEDGSPITLEEHPVTRVFETGDPVYGFEHWLHRPDGSERWMTSNYSPILDDAGAVDYVIVSFEDVTALKHREERLTSTDMRRLEYRADESAVPPSLRVDSGERRIEVESVVSLPDGATVQYMGTGDLTAGEFITAVEEVPHITDVRLLSTIDGYSRLEARAESATVSEVFQALGGHPRSVVISHDEVRFLGEIPGDEDHRQVADGIRAFHPEAELVSEELVYSPHLLYDVVSDALTDRQLATLNAAYFSGYFESPRTSTGDELADRFGVTRQTFNQHLRKAQQIVFQHLFEKSGAAAR; translated from the coding sequence ATGACGAACCCACAGTGGCCCGGGGCGGTCGAAACCGGCCCGAATCCCGGCCAACACGACCAAACGCGAGACAGTCACTCAGAGGAGGTTCTGGGGCGGAGCTTCTATGAGAGTCCGATCAGTACCGTCGTCGTCGACTCGACGGGCGCGATCATCCTCGCAAACGACCGGGCGACGGAGACGCTCGGGCTCTCGAGAGCGGAGATTACGAAGCGGACGTGCCACCCTGGCGAGTGGAACCTCGCCACCGAGGACGGCTCGCCGATCACGCTCGAGGAACATCCCGTCACGCGCGTCTTCGAGACGGGCGATCCCGTATACGGCTTCGAACACTGGCTCCACCGTCCGGACGGCTCCGAGCGGTGGATGACGAGCAACTATTCGCCGATACTGGACGATGCCGGGGCCGTCGACTACGTCATCGTCTCCTTCGAAGACGTGACGGCGCTCAAACACCGCGAGGAACGATTGACCAGCACCGACATGCGCCGGCTCGAGTATCGTGCCGACGAGTCGGCCGTGCCACCGTCCCTTCGAGTCGACAGCGGCGAACGCAGAATCGAGGTCGAGTCGGTCGTCTCGCTTCCGGATGGGGCGACCGTCCAGTACATGGGAACGGGGGACCTCACGGCGGGCGAGTTCATCACTGCCGTCGAAGAGGTCCCACACATCACCGACGTCCGTCTGCTCAGCACGATCGACGGCTACAGCCGCCTCGAGGCACGTGCCGAATCAGCGACCGTCTCCGAGGTGTTTCAGGCCCTGGGCGGGCATCCTCGGTCGGTCGTCATCAGCCACGACGAGGTCAGGTTCCTCGGCGAGATTCCGGGCGACGAGGATCACCGCCAGGTCGCCGACGGCATCCGGGCGTTTCACCCCGAGGCCGAACTCGTCTCCGAAGAACTCGTTTACTCGCCACACCTGTTGTACGACGTGGTCTCCGACGCGCTGACGGATCGGCAGTTGGCCACGCTCAATGCGGCGTACTTCAGCGGCTACTTCGAGTCGCCACGAACCAGTACCGGCGACGAACTGGCCGACCGATTCGGCGTGACCCGACAGACGTTCAACCAGCACCTCCGCAAAGCGCAGCAGATCGTCTTCCAGCACCTGTTCGAGAAGTCGGGCGCGGCCGCACGCTGA
- a CDS encoding HalOD1 output domain-containing protein, with protein MTDETTHPESEPFWLPAGETSRPVTETLHVQFDSETDDLVVTIVEAVATVTDQETLEMEPLFDTIDGSALNELVQSAQDRNQPVEVSFSYQECRITASSSGAVLVEPPDD; from the coding sequence ATGACCGATGAGACGACACACCCCGAATCAGAGCCGTTCTGGTTACCCGCTGGCGAGACGAGTCGGCCCGTCACGGAAACCCTCCACGTGCAGTTCGACTCGGAGACCGACGATCTCGTCGTGACGATCGTCGAAGCCGTAGCAACCGTTACCGACCAGGAGACACTCGAGATGGAACCGCTGTTCGACACTATCGACGGCAGTGCGCTGAACGAACTCGTGCAGTCGGCACAGGACCGAAACCAGCCCGTCGAGGTGAGCTTTTCCTACCAGGAGTGTCGGATCACCGCCTCGAGTTCCGGAGCGGTCCTGGTCGAACCACCGGATGACTAA
- a CDS encoding AAA family ATPase has protein sequence MASATLIVCCGLPGVGKSAASAHLTERLSGVRYRSDVIRKQLFPDPEYTAAETAATYDELLTRARADLEAGSAVVLDATFKTKRLRDRAATVARESNAAFEVVHVVCDPDVVETRIENRTDSVSDADLRVHYLVKESFESIECDHVVIDNSNSLDATRRQLDRSMLGLVPSRL, from the coding sequence GTGGCCAGTGCAACGTTGATCGTCTGTTGTGGATTGCCCGGCGTCGGAAAATCGGCCGCTTCGGCGCACCTCACAGAGCGACTCTCGGGAGTTCGTTATCGCAGCGACGTGATCCGAAAGCAGCTGTTCCCGGACCCCGAGTACACGGCCGCGGAGACGGCCGCGACCTACGACGAGTTGCTCACTCGGGCTCGAGCGGATCTCGAGGCCGGTTCGGCCGTCGTCCTCGACGCGACGTTCAAAACGAAACGGCTCCGCGATCGTGCTGCAACTGTCGCTCGTGAGTCGAACGCGGCGTTCGAGGTGGTTCACGTCGTCTGTGACCCGGACGTCGTCGAGACGCGGATCGAAAACCGGACGGACTCAGTAAGCGACGCTGACCTTCGGGTGCACTACCTCGTCAAGGAGTCGTTCGAATCGATCGAGTGCGACCACGTCGTGATCGACAACTCGAACTCGCTCGATGCGACCCGTCGCCAACTCGACCGGTCGATGCTCGGTCTCGTACCCAGCCGACTTTGA
- a CDS encoding PhnD/SsuA/transferrin family substrate-binding protein: protein MVRKRIRAQSGVKERKTAVSRRQFVAAGGATAVAGLAGCLGDTDTDDDREEVNVVLTPAEAEVDIEEQWAPFFDLIEEEADVQVNVDVAANFAAVAAAIRDGHADIGDVSPEVGIYTAEQGYADILGTRSQDGSDRYFTFITTTPEYDIESLEDIANHDDPTVGFADPLSGTGSLVPLLMLEEAGFDIGDAPLGQPEDFEAEWSDHSTARETLLNRQGVVAAGTGEFSVMPHLPEDEIPDDVADISGDFQFVEDESTDLRLVAASEPLPRAPLTIRSDWDSPVAEEVEEVILNATEDDLVDEDSEVPLWFDGVNEATVDDYGEFRDAIETLGIDLIDDIDDAEDAESPE from the coding sequence ATGGTCAGAAAGCGAATTCGGGCGCAAAGCGGTGTAAAAGAACGGAAAACGGCAGTTTCTCGACGACAGTTCGTTGCAGCGGGCGGAGCCACAGCGGTTGCTGGACTAGCTGGCTGTCTCGGTGACACCGATACGGACGACGACCGAGAGGAAGTCAACGTCGTATTGACGCCCGCCGAAGCCGAAGTCGACATCGAAGAGCAGTGGGCCCCGTTTTTCGACCTCATCGAAGAGGAAGCCGACGTACAGGTCAACGTCGACGTCGCAGCGAACTTCGCGGCCGTCGCAGCCGCGATCCGCGACGGACATGCCGACATCGGCGACGTCTCCCCGGAGGTCGGGATCTACACCGCAGAGCAGGGATACGCCGACATTCTCGGCACCCGATCGCAGGACGGCTCCGACCGATATTTCACGTTCATCACGACGACGCCGGAGTACGACATCGAGAGTCTCGAGGACATCGCGAACCACGACGACCCGACCGTCGGCTTCGCCGATCCGCTGTCGGGAACTGGCTCGCTCGTCCCGCTGTTGATGCTCGAGGAAGCTGGCTTCGACATCGGCGACGCCCCGCTCGGCCAGCCTGAAGACTTCGAGGCCGAGTGGTCCGATCACTCGACCGCTCGGGAGACGCTGCTCAACCGCCAGGGCGTCGTCGCTGCAGGGACCGGCGAGTTCTCCGTCATGCCCCACCTGCCAGAAGACGAGATTCCGGACGACGTAGCCGACATCTCGGGTGACTTCCAGTTCGTCGAAGACGAGAGCACGGATCTCCGCCTCGTCGCCGCCTCCGAGCCACTCCCACGGGCACCCCTGACGATCCGCAGCGACTGGGATTCGCCCGTCGCCGAGGAAGTCGAGGAGGTCATCCTCAACGCGACCGAAGACGACCTCGTCGACGAAGACTCCGAGGTGCCGCTCTGGTTCGACGGCGTCAACGAGGCCACCGTCGACGACTACGGCGAGTTCCGCGATGCGATCGAGACGCTCGGCATCGACCTGATCGACGACATCGACGACGCCGAAGACGCCGAGTCGCCCGAGTAA
- a CDS encoding MBL fold metallo-hydrolase translates to MARLQLLGTQAYPRNGEPVHLRLVDGDDHLLVDCGPNIVETFDALERPLTSVTDLFVTHSHADHALGVPYFLLGHFLTRAGAVADEPGEAVPPLTIRGPESALEAVDACLEAVTPGFDALAADASWTLEPTEPDDGFDVGDVSVTSLPADHVVPTQGLLFDGERRIAYTGDTTRSKALVDAVDRADVVIHESMYLESEADLARELKHGTAREAGRFAADVGADELYLVHVSDQYGDEHRVRFLEEAGEAFNGEVILPDRFDELSV, encoded by the coding sequence ATGGCCCGGCTACAGCTTCTCGGTACGCAGGCGTATCCGCGCAACGGCGAGCCAGTCCATCTTCGGCTCGTCGACGGCGACGACCACCTGCTCGTCGACTGCGGCCCGAACATCGTCGAGACGTTCGACGCCCTCGAGCGGCCACTGACCAGTGTCACCGATCTGTTCGTCACACACTCCCACGCCGATCACGCCCTCGGTGTTCCGTACTTTCTGCTCGGACACTTCCTGACCCGGGCCGGCGCAGTCGCAGACGAGCCTGGCGAGGCAGTCCCGCCGCTTACGATCCGCGGACCAGAATCGGCGCTCGAAGCCGTCGACGCGTGTCTCGAGGCGGTCACACCTGGCTTCGACGCGCTGGCAGCCGACGCCTCGTGGACGCTCGAGCCGACCGAACCCGATGACGGCTTCGATGTCGGCGACGTCTCCGTTACTTCCCTCCCCGCCGATCACGTCGTGCCGACGCAGGGACTCCTGTTCGACGGCGAGCGTCGGATCGCCTACACCGGCGATACGACCCGATCAAAGGCGCTCGTGGACGCCGTCGACCGTGCGGACGTCGTAATCCACGAGTCGATGTATCTCGAGTCCGAGGCCGACCTGGCCCGAGAGTTGAAACATGGGACGGCCCGCGAAGCCGGCCGGTTTGCAGCCGACGTCGGGGCGGACGAACTCTACCTCGTCCACGTCTCCGACCAGTACGGCGACGAGCACCGAGTGCGATTTCTCGAAGAAGCAGGCGAGGCGTTCAACGGCGAGGTCATCCTTCCGGATCGGTTCGACGAACTGTCGGTCTAG
- the phnE gene encoding phosphonate ABC transporter, permease protein PhnE, whose amino-acid sequence MSLEPSENDVDRTLKRLQRSRRIRWGIGFVGLVVLAIVFYRSTAVVGFSIAEVLAHREQFADAARDFFPITTYFGAIPFLDVAQYWAFIQSEGLFGHAITTLSMGIAGTIIGLPLALLFSVLGNERVLPFPFNFIFRGLMSMIRSIPALVWALIYVPLGGISPFTGTLAIATDTIGNLGRLFTEELEEIDDGPMEAIDSTGAGHAQTIVFGMLGQVVTPFIAWTLYVLEINVRIAVTLGLIGAGGLGYVLITQQGMFNYTEMMATLVVVFILIISVEMISTRTRAYIRGSDADQQSFFGLIVGFPRRMAESVFK is encoded by the coding sequence ATGAGCCTCGAGCCCTCGGAAAACGACGTCGACCGGACGCTCAAGCGACTCCAACGGTCGCGTCGAATCCGGTGGGGGATCGGATTCGTCGGTCTCGTCGTCCTCGCTATCGTCTTCTACCGATCGACGGCGGTCGTCGGCTTCTCGATCGCCGAAGTGCTCGCTCACAGAGAGCAGTTCGCAGATGCCGCCAGGGACTTCTTCCCGATCACGACCTACTTCGGCGCGATCCCGTTCCTCGATGTCGCACAGTACTGGGCGTTTATTCAGTCGGAGGGACTGTTCGGACATGCGATAACCACCCTTTCGATGGGGATCGCCGGGACGATTATCGGACTCCCGCTGGCGCTCCTGTTTAGCGTCCTCGGGAACGAACGCGTGCTCCCGTTCCCCTTCAACTTCATCTTCCGCGGGCTGATGAGCATGATCCGTTCGATCCCCGCTCTCGTCTGGGCGCTCATCTACGTGCCGCTGGGCGGGATCTCGCCGTTTACCGGCACGCTGGCGATCGCGACCGACACGATCGGTAATCTCGGGCGGCTGTTCACCGAAGAACTCGAGGAGATCGACGACGGTCCGATGGAGGCGATCGACTCGACCGGCGCGGGCCACGCCCAGACCATCGTCTTCGGCATGCTGGGCCAGGTAGTGACGCCGTTTATCGCCTGGACGCTGTACGTCCTCGAGATCAACGTCCGGATCGCCGTCACCCTCGGTCTGATCGGCGCTGGCGGCCTCGGCTACGTGCTCATCACCCAGCAGGGGATGTTCAACTACACCGAGATGATGGCGACGCTCGTGGTCGTCTTCATCCTCATCATCTCCGTCGAGATGATCAGCACCCGAACGCGGGCGTACATCCGCGGGTCGGACGCCGACCAGCAGAGTTTCTTCGGGCTGATCGTCGGCTTCCCACGCCGGATGGCCGAATCGGTCTTCAAGTAA
- the phnC gene encoding phosphonate ABC transporter ATP-binding protein: MGYIVAENVTKRYGDIHALKDVSFEIDEGEFVVILGQSGAGKSTLLRILNGLTTPTSGSVSIGGDTVSGRRNDVGMVFQQHYVIDQLSAYDNALTGALNRTSFLKSLFRMYDSADKREALRALETVGLLEEASQRVDHMSGGQQQRVGIARALVQKPQLLLADEPVASLDPGSAESVMGYIKTAAAERNLTTMASLHQVNLSRQFGERFLGMRDGELVFDGYIDDLTTDVIDEIYGDIETEAIRTGAKA, from the coding sequence ATGGGTTATATCGTCGCCGAGAACGTCACAAAACGCTACGGAGACATTCACGCCCTCAAAGACGTCTCGTTCGAGATCGACGAAGGCGAGTTCGTCGTGATCCTCGGCCAGTCTGGTGCTGGCAAATCGACCTTGTTGCGTATTTTGAACGGATTAACGACGCCGACGTCCGGGTCGGTGTCGATCGGGGGTGACACTGTCTCGGGGCGGCGAAACGACGTCGGGATGGTGTTTCAGCAACACTACGTGATCGATCAGTTGAGCGCCTACGACAACGCGCTGACGGGGGCACTCAACCGAACGTCGTTTCTCAAGAGCCTCTTTAGAATGTACGATTCGGCGGACAAGCGCGAGGCCCTTCGCGCCCTCGAGACCGTCGGGCTGCTCGAGGAAGCGAGCCAGCGCGTCGACCACATGAGCGGTGGCCAGCAACAGCGCGTCGGGATCGCTCGTGCGCTGGTCCAGAAACCGCAACTGTTGCTCGCCGACGAGCCAGTTGCGAGCCTAGATCCTGGCTCGGCCGAGTCGGTGATGGGGTACATCAAGACGGCAGCGGCGGAGCGAAACCTCACGACGATGGCCAGTCTGCACCAGGTCAACCTCTCGCGGCAGTTCGGCGAGCGGTTTCTCGGAATGCGTGACGGTGAACTCGTCTTCGACGGCTACATAGACGATCTGACCACCGACGTCATCGACGAGATTTACGGCGACATCGAAACCGAGGCCATCAGAACGGGGGCCAAGGCATGA
- a CDS encoding endonuclease NucS domain-containing protein, with amino-acid sequence MIDDAIRVLAGDCTVIAEGTEREEYRGRVTTIVKPDNTVLVHDVDGYQPVAWLTRADSVSSDRANDFTLVAKKDTQTLRIAAHDQDGFAHYPSSAAGPPVGTCPDCDGALVRSSDVHCVGCGTRYGVPRDATIQADGSRCECGLSRMRVERGLAFDVCLDRNCESLDEAVAEAFDREWDCPEADCDGDLRILRRGGLIAGCERYPDCDTGFAIPAGVIDGECGCGLPTFDTHTGSRCLDATCERVLERRLEAEPASDD; translated from the coding sequence ATGATCGACGACGCGATCCGTGTGCTGGCGGGAGACTGTACCGTCATCGCCGAAGGCACCGAACGCGAGGAGTACCGCGGCCGGGTCACGACTATCGTCAAACCCGACAATACCGTCCTCGTCCACGACGTCGACGGCTACCAGCCCGTCGCCTGGCTCACCCGGGCCGACAGCGTCTCGAGCGACCGGGCGAACGACTTCACGCTCGTCGCGAAAAAGGACACCCAGACGCTCCGGATCGCCGCCCACGACCAGGACGGCTTCGCCCACTACCCGAGTTCAGCGGCAGGACCGCCCGTCGGCACCTGTCCGGACTGTGACGGCGCGCTCGTCCGCTCGAGCGACGTTCACTGCGTCGGTTGTGGCACTCGCTACGGCGTCCCAAGAGACGCGACGATTCAGGCCGACGGGAGCCGCTGTGAGTGTGGGCTCTCGCGGATGCGCGTCGAGCGCGGCCTCGCGTTCGACGTCTGTCTCGACCGGAACTGTGAATCCCTCGACGAGGCTGTCGCCGAGGCGTTCGACCGCGAGTGGGACTGTCCCGAAGCCGACTGTGACGGCGACCTCCGGATCCTCCGCCGAGGCGGGCTGATCGCCGGCTGCGAGCGCTACCCCGACTGTGACACCGGTTTTGCGATCCCCGCTGGCGTGATCGACGGCGAGTGTGGCTGTGGACTCCCCACGTTCGACACCCACACCGGCAGCCGTTGTCTCGACGCCACGTGCGAACGCGTGCTCGAGCGCCGACTCGAGGCCGAACCCGCGAGCGACGATTGA
- the endA gene encoding tRNA-intron lyase, translating into MTLEGRFDEAAGVIRVGADARQRYHDSRGYGYPLTGNEIALAPVEAAHLLFRGDLEAVIDDGGERLDFRSFVAREPGDDFGVRFLVYADLRSRGFYLSPAAEPWVTDPPEADFAVFPRGKGPRDGEVEYALQVVGERTDVNATDLEAGVLAVVDEESEITYFEVSRRAPDGTTDAPLPENCGADLLADRVVVWEPPLSLYEEAFFGQPLEGREYDRPTLQCSLLEATYLAERGALELDPDAVRDRGREVEGERFDRRLAVYTALRERDVVPKTGYKFGADFRTYANVETVDELDHSELLVRVHPTTSVFEPRDLALDVRLAHGVRKTMVFALVDDAADGDIEWWSIERLTP; encoded by the coding sequence ATGACACTCGAGGGGCGATTCGACGAGGCGGCGGGCGTCATCCGCGTGGGGGCCGACGCACGCCAGCGATACCACGATTCACGGGGCTACGGCTATCCGCTCACCGGCAACGAAATCGCGCTGGCACCCGTCGAGGCGGCCCACCTCCTCTTTCGGGGCGACCTCGAGGCGGTCATCGACGACGGCGGCGAACGACTCGACTTTCGGTCGTTCGTCGCCCGCGAACCCGGCGATGACTTCGGGGTTCGGTTTCTGGTGTACGCCGACCTGCGCTCGCGGGGGTTCTACCTCTCACCAGCCGCAGAGCCCTGGGTCACCGACCCGCCCGAAGCCGACTTCGCCGTCTTCCCGCGCGGGAAGGGGCCACGCGACGGCGAGGTCGAGTACGCCCTGCAGGTCGTCGGCGAGCGAACCGACGTCAACGCGACCGATCTCGAGGCCGGCGTCCTCGCGGTCGTCGACGAGGAAAGCGAGATCACGTACTTCGAGGTGAGCCGACGAGCGCCCGACGGGACGACGGACGCACCGCTTCCCGAAAACTGTGGCGCGGATCTGCTCGCCGACCGCGTCGTCGTCTGGGAGCCGCCGCTGTCGCTGTACGAGGAGGCGTTTTTCGGTCAGCCGCTCGAGGGCCGGGAGTACGACCGGCCGACGCTCCAGTGTTCGCTGCTCGAGGCGACGTATCTCGCCGAGCGAGGGGCACTGGAGCTCGATCCCGACGCGGTCCGCGACCGCGGTCGAGAAGTCGAAGGCGAACGGTTCGACCGCAGACTGGCAGTCTATACGGCGCTTCGCGAGCGCGACGTCGTTCCGAAGACGGGCTACAAGTTCGGGGCCGACTTCCGCACCTATGCGAACGTCGAGACGGTCGACGAACTCGATCACTCCGAACTGCTGGTGCGGGTCCACCCCACGACGTCAGTTTTCGAGCCGCGAGACCTCGCACTCGACGTTCGATTGGCCCACGGCGTCCGCAAGACGATGGTGTTCGCGCTCGTCGACGACGCTGCCGACGGTGACATCGAGTGGTGGTCGATCGAACGGTTGACACCCTGA
- a CDS encoding tubulin/FtsZ family protein has translation MQLEVIGVGGAGCRIADSIAAADSTGRSFVGDAFAFDVDSDEVTALSEVPVANRHRYGQTIDGGLEGDLQRGFSVGDAHVDELSRQLDRGQPSVADAFLVCLGLGGATGGGTAPALVANLKTLYDAPVYVLTTLPAKRELEVPTDDGDDPSRRPTQADPHPRPDGEHRPLAEENAVRTLERLEGRADAVICFDNEAWLRAGESLSEARGRLNREFATRVAAVFAATAGANDEQVDAESVVDANDVARIFGSRTDVITLGYGTQDVETDDGGSLLGLGLFTSKESVDTSAAVSAVETTISKALRGRLTLECEPSGADRALLLVGGPPAWLNRQAIADGRSLLETTTGSAEILSGDVPRPDGDGVFAIVALAGVGPASRLEQLRSETRPFERDRAGEDQ, from the coding sequence ATGCAACTCGAGGTGATCGGCGTCGGTGGCGCAGGGTGTCGGATCGCCGATTCGATCGCGGCGGCTGATTCGACCGGGCGATCGTTCGTCGGCGACGCGTTCGCATTCGACGTCGACAGCGACGAGGTGACGGCACTGTCGGAGGTTCCGGTCGCGAACCGGCATCGATACGGCCAGACCATCGACGGCGGGCTCGAGGGTGATCTCCAGCGTGGGTTTTCGGTCGGCGACGCACACGTCGACGAACTCAGCCGCCAGCTCGACCGCGGCCAGCCGTCGGTCGCAGACGCCTTCCTCGTCTGTCTCGGTCTCGGCGGGGCGACCGGCGGGGGGACGGCTCCCGCACTCGTCGCGAACCTCAAAACCCTGTACGACGCGCCCGTTTACGTCCTCACGACGCTGCCAGCCAAGCGTGAACTCGAGGTGCCGACTGACGACGGCGACGACCCGAGCCGCCGGCCGACGCAGGCAGACCCACATCCACGACCCGACGGCGAACACCGGCCGCTCGCCGAGGAGAACGCGGTCCGCACGCTCGAGCGTCTCGAGGGGCGTGCCGACGCCGTCATCTGTTTCGACAACGAGGCGTGGCTCCGCGCCGGAGAGTCCCTCTCGGAAGCACGGGGCCGGCTCAACCGCGAGTTCGCAACCCGTGTGGCGGCCGTTTTCGCCGCGACGGCCGGCGCGAACGACGAACAGGTCGACGCCGAGAGCGTCGTCGACGCGAACGACGTCGCCCGGATCTTCGGCAGCCGGACGGACGTCATCACGCTCGGCTACGGGACACAAGACGTCGAGACCGACGACGGCGGCTCACTGCTCGGACTGGGGCTGTTCACCTCGAAAGAAAGCGTCGATACGAGTGCCGCAGTTAGCGCCGTCGAGACGACCATCAGCAAAGCCCTGCGCGGCCGGCTCACCCTCGAATGCGAACCCAGCGGCGCCGACCGGGCACTGTTGCTCGTCGGCGGGCCACCGGCGTGGCTGAACCGTCAGGCGATCGCCGACGGCCGATCCTTGCTCGAGACGACCACCGGTTCCGCCGAAATCTTAAGCGGCGACGTTCCCCGGCCCGACGGTGACGGGGTGTTCGCCATCGTCGCGCTCGCAGGTGTCGGGCCGGCGAGTCGCCTCGAACAGTTGCGTTCGGAGACGCGTCCGTTCGAACGCGATCGAGCGGGAGAAGACCAATAG